Proteins from a genomic interval of Musa acuminata AAA Group cultivar baxijiao chromosome BXJ1-9, Cavendish_Baxijiao_AAA, whole genome shotgun sequence:
- the LOC135592628 gene encoding transcription factor BHLH156-like, with protein MIPFTLTGGHLLASPYGLCGCPRGTETSSTLDMGSGDHPFFLTPQPHLMASTSHQSYGHDLEEFMLFDGDLSNADLMSLLGEGVLDTSHEGTADHVLQIDTDSDLMSLSREAVLDTIHEGTNADLISSSREGEFDTSCERTGNHDLQVDDDARVTEGRCDEQRGGDGDSPEVIPKTRKDRSKTLISERTRRVRMKEQLYELRSLVPNITKMDKASIIADAIAHVKDLQSQANKLEEEISLLESGSNGEQMLQASSRGAAEAMQPQETATTAAGSRITQVKAYQVGEGRFYVKVEGSMGDGGEPSALYSALASLSCFDMESSHFSLTSEGFVFTLTFKVGDFSGEMNASSMEIWVMGALVKKGFQLMQTTTL; from the exons ATGATTCCCTTCACATTAACAGGGGGTCATCTTCTTGCTTCCCCATATGGGCTGTGTGGATGCCCTAGAGGCACAGAAACAAGCTCAACCCTAGACATGGGGAGTGGCGATCACCCTTTCTTCCTCACACCACAACCTCACCTTATGGCCTCAACCTCCCACCAGAGCTACGGCCATGATCTCGAGGAGTTCATGCTCTTCGATGGCGATCTCTCGAACGCTGACCTGATGAGCTTGTTGGGGGAAGGTGTGCTCGATACCAGCCATGAAGGAACTGCCGACCACGTCTTGCAGATCGACACGGACTCTGATCTGATGAGCTTATCGAGGGAAGCAGTGCTTGATACCATCCATGAAGGAACGAACGCTGACCTGATTAGCTCATCGAGGGAAGGAGAGTTCGACACCAGCTGCGAACGAACCGGCAACCATGACTTGCAGGTAGACGACGATGCTCGGGTGACCGAAGGCCGCTGCGATGAGCAGCGCGGTGGTGATGGTGATTCCCCCGAGGTGATCCCAAAGACGAGGAAGGACCGGTCCAAGACCTTGATCTCGGAGAGGACGCGAAGGGTTCGGATGAAGGAGCAGCTCTACGAGCTACGATCTCTCGTTCCCAACATAACGAAG ATGGACAAAGCTTCCATCATAGCAGACGCAATTGCACATGTGAAGGATCTGCAATCTCAAGCTAACAAGTTGGAGGAAGAGATAAGCCTACTCGAATCGGGATCCAATGGAGAGCAAATGCTTCAGGCTTCTAGCAGGGGGGCAGCGGAAGCGATGCAGCCACAGGAGACTGCTACTACTGCAGCAGGGAGCAGGATAACGCAGGTGAAGGCATACCAAGTGGGCGAGGGGAGGTTCTACGTGAAGGTGGAGGGCAGCATGGGAGACGGCGGAGAGCCGTCGGCTCTTTACTCCGCGCTCGCGTCTCTCTCGTGCTTCGATATGGAGAGCTCCCATTTCTCCCTCACCTCGGAGGGCTTTGTGTTCACCCTAACCTTTAAG GTGGGGGACTTCAGTGGGGAGATGAATGCGTCCTCCATGGAGATATGGGTAATGGGTGCTTTGGTGAAGAAGGGTTTTCAGCTCATGCAGACAACCACGCTGTAA